The proteins below come from a single Verrucomicrobiia bacterium genomic window:
- the aroF gene encoding 3-deoxy-7-phosphoheptulonate synthase codes for MIIVLKPGLTRKQETTVLAEIRKRGYRPHVMRGIARTVVGAIGDELKQGSLETLASVFPQFVESVMPVQKRYKLVSREAHPTDSTVAVRDQIIGGKKFQVMAGPCSVENEQQLLTTAEAVKAAGATVLRGGAFKPRTSPYEFQGLGEKGLKLLAKARRVTGLPVITELLSEAHAEMVAEYTDIIQIGARNAQNFQLLIAAARTGKPVLLKRGLSMKVEEWLLAGEYILANENSNLMFCERGIRTFETYTRNTLDLSMIPIIKKESHCPIVIDPSQGAGRADLVVAMCKGAVAMGADALLIEVHPNPAEAWSDGAQQVSLERFKTLMEELRPFIAAAGRD; via the coding sequence ATGATCATTGTTCTCAAACCAGGGTTGACGCGGAAGCAGGAAACCACCGTTCTCGCCGAAATCCGCAAACGCGGCTACCGGCCTCACGTGATGCGCGGCATCGCGCGCACCGTCGTGGGAGCCATCGGCGATGAATTGAAACAGGGATCGCTCGAGACGCTGGCGTCCGTCTTTCCACAGTTCGTGGAGAGCGTGATGCCGGTTCAAAAGCGGTACAAGCTGGTGAGCCGCGAAGCGCATCCGACGGATTCGACGGTGGCGGTGCGCGACCAGATCATTGGCGGAAAGAAGTTCCAGGTCATGGCAGGCCCCTGCTCCGTGGAGAACGAACAGCAGCTCCTGACGACCGCGGAAGCCGTCAAGGCTGCGGGCGCAACGGTCCTGCGCGGCGGTGCGTTCAAGCCGCGCACCTCGCCTTATGAATTCCAGGGCTTGGGAGAAAAGGGCCTGAAACTCCTTGCCAAGGCGCGGCGCGTGACGGGGTTGCCGGTGATCACCGAACTGTTGTCCGAGGCCCACGCCGAAATGGTTGCTGAATACACGGACATCATTCAGATCGGGGCGCGCAACGCCCAAAACTTCCAATTGCTCATCGCCGCAGCGCGAACGGGCAAGCCGGTGCTCCTGAAGCGGGGTTTGTCAATGAAGGTCGAGGAATGGCTCCTCGCGGGCGAATACATTCTCGCCAATGAGAATAGCAATCTCATGTTCTGCGAACGCGGCATTCGTACGTTCGAGACCTACACGCGCAATACTTTGGACCTGTCGATGATTCCCATCATCAAAAAGGAGAGCCATTGCCCGATCGTGATCGATCCCAGCCAGGGCGCCGGCCGCGCAGATCTGGTCGTTGCCATGTGCAAGGGTGCCGTTGCGATGGGAGCGGATGCGTTGCTCATTGAGGTGCATCCCAACCCGGCGGAGGCCTGGAGCGATGGCGCCCAGCAGGTATCCCTCGAACGGTTCAAAACGCTGATGGAGGAGCTGCGGCCCTTTATTGCCGCAGCTGGAAGGGACTGA
- a CDS encoding iron-sulfur cluster assembly scaffold protein — protein MNETLQKRIQDLLANPQNMGELANADAIGTVGSSDCGEMLRLWVKFKEQNGRKVIDRATFQSFGCETAIAVASLATELIRGKTAEEALALKTEELSGELGPLPPMKIHCAQLVEGALRSALEPAKNLPPTPSPANAPTLLESFAQPKTGPKIVFLDESKG, from the coding sequence ATGAACGAAACTCTTCAGAAAAGGATCCAGGACCTGCTGGCGAATCCGCAGAACATGGGCGAGCTCGCGAATGCGGACGCCATTGGAACCGTGGGCAGCTCGGACTGCGGCGAGATGTTGCGCCTGTGGGTGAAGTTCAAGGAACAAAACGGACGGAAGGTAATTGATCGCGCGACTTTTCAATCTTTCGGCTGCGAAACCGCCATTGCCGTCGCGAGCCTCGCGACCGAACTGATCCGGGGCAAAACCGCGGAGGAAGCCCTTGCTCTAAAAACCGAGGAGCTTTCCGGCGAACTCGGGCCCTTGCCGCCGATGAAGATCCATTGTGCGCAGCTCGTTGAAGGCGCACTTCGCTCGGCTCTGGAACCTGCGAAGAACCTGCCGCCCACCCCGTCCCCCGCGAACGCTCCGACGTTGCTGGAGAGCTTTGCCCAGCCGAAAACCGGTCCCAAGATCGTTTTCCTCGACGAATCCAAAGGTTAA
- a CDS encoding rhodanese-like domain-containing protein, protein MITETIRPDSPMSAVLQVYPGAQRALFRRYHIGGCSSCGFQPNETLAQVCERNGKLDVAEVLDHIQSSHEQDARVLVSAQELARLREEDPSLRLVDVRSREEFEAVHIEGSQLLSQDLMREIMSEGTNTRPLVVIDHQGKTGLDAAAYFMGHGLQNVRCLRGGIDAWAQDVAPAMRRYKLG, encoded by the coding sequence GTGATCACTGAAACCATTCGTCCGGATTCTCCGATGAGCGCGGTGCTGCAGGTTTATCCCGGGGCGCAACGCGCCTTGTTCCGCCGCTATCATATTGGCGGCTGCAGCAGTTGCGGGTTTCAGCCGAACGAGACCCTCGCCCAGGTTTGCGAACGCAATGGAAAACTCGACGTTGCCGAGGTTCTCGATCATATCCAGTCCAGCCACGAGCAGGATGCGCGGGTACTCGTGTCTGCGCAGGAACTCGCGCGCTTGCGTGAGGAAGATCCCTCACTGCGCCTCGTGGATGTGCGGTCGCGGGAAGAATTTGAAGCCGTTCACATCGAGGGTTCGCAGCTGCTTTCACAGGACCTGATGCGGGAGATCATGTCGGAAGGAACGAATACGCGACCGCTCGTGGTCATTGATCACCAGGGAAAAACGGGCTTGGATGCCGCGGCCTATTTCATGGGCCATGGACTGCAGAACGTGCGCTGCCTGCGCGGCGGAATCGACGCCTGGGCCCAAGATGTCGCGCCGGCGATGCGCCGCTATAAACTTGGTTGA